cccctcccttgttatatatatataatatatatatatatattttttagattggcacctgggctaacaactgttgccaatctttttttttttttttttttcctgctttatttcccagaCCACCCCCCCAcgccgtacatagttgtatatcttagtggcaggtccttctagttgtgggatgtgggatgccgcttcaacgtggcctgacgagcggtggtgccatgtccgcgcccaggatccgaaccctgggctgccgcagcggaccgcgcaaacttaaccactcggccacagagccggcccccttgttatattttttaaaaattctccacaAAAACTTCCCCTCCTGCTAAATACAGTGGAGTAAAAGGATTTCTGTGATCTCTAGAAAGCTATTCCTTTGAGACGAGCTTGCAACATTGTATTGCCCTTCCTCATGTCTCTGGACTTCATGATGATCCTAATATCTCCCTGGTTATCGTGAATCAGCTGTTTTTGTCCTTCACGAGCTATGCTGAGAGCTTTACGAGGTCACTACACTAGAGAGAAGTAGGCTTACCTGACCCACTCTTGCTAGTTCAGGGCAGGCTTCTTAGAGCAGTCAATGTCCAAGCCGGGACCTGAAGCAACAGAAACCACGCACATTCAGGAGACTAGGGATTGCAGGAACTTTAATATGTTTAGACCTCAGAGTACACAGCAAGGAAGGCAAGAGACTGGAGACGTAAGTGGGGGCTTCGTATGCCATGTTAAGGAACATGGTTTGTACTTTCTCTTGGAAGAATGGCATAGGCATCAGCAGGAGCTTCTGCTGATTTCCACTTCTTCCACACCACTCAGTGGGTGATGTGTACTGAGGAGTCCAGTTAGAGAGTACAACTCTACATAACATCTTCACCCACACACACGTACCCAATCCACTCACTTTCCCAAGCTGCGGGACCCTACGTCTTCTAGTAttatcagagaagaaaataaaggactgGTTCTGCCCTCAGCTGGTTGGCCCAATTGTATCTTCAGTAGGAGAGGTCTATAGGGAAACTGGTCCATAGGTTCTGTATAACCTTTTCTAGATGGGGGTCTAGGTAAGTGATAAGAATTGGggaggggttggcccagtggtgcggctattaagtgcgcacgttccgctttggcggcctggggtttgccagttcggatcccgggtttagacatggcaccacttggcacgccatgctgtggtaggcgtcccatatataaagtagaggaagactggtatgatgttagctcagggccagcctttctcagcaaaaagaggaggattggcagcagttagctcagggctaatcgtccacaaaaaaataaataaataaataatcagggAGCTACAGAGGTGGGAGCTGAAGAAGGAAAAGTGTAGTTAAAAATCTGATCtggtctttaaaaaatatccaatGATACCACCCTACAAGGATAACAGGGATTCCTAACTGACTTTAAATTAGATTACTGCCCCTGATAAACGGAAAGCTGGAAGTTTAGCATGTTCATTCTGTTAAGCTTGCGTGAGTCCAAGTGCTATTTCCTTTCACCTGATCCTAtccttctcctcctgggaagCTCAAGGTGGCCATGAGATACAGGGTGAGACCACGTTTGGAAAGCACTGTTAGGTGAACAATGGTAATAAGCCATTCTAGTATCTTCCTCCCCACCTTCCTAACTGAGTCAGGCACTTTCATTTCCATGGCTATGAGATCACAGGATAGAAAGATGTATTCCCAAAGGGAGCTATAGCATCACGCTACCCTTACAGGCAAATCCAAGTCATACTCAGGCCCAAGTTAATCACTAGAACAGTCACAAAACACCTAAATAACTTTTAGGTGACTTTCTAATAAACAGCAAAGTAACATGGATTTTCTTTACAAAACATCAAAGTATTCTGAGACCGGGGACACTTCTAAGAGTTTATTACTGCTGTTGGATTTTCATTCtcagaaataaggagaaaaaccAAGGTTTACTGAGTACTTGATGTCTACCAGTTGTTCAGGTGTGTGCTTTATACAATTTACTCATAAAGCCCTATGTATTAggtatttatcttcattttatagatgaggaaaccgaggctcagagagactgagTAATCTGACCAAGGTGCTGTATAGTAATGGGTGTTGCAAGCAGTAAAAAACCCAAgtctttttgtttctaaaaacACATGGTCTTTTTACTGCACCACATTTCTATTCCAGTGACCAGATACATCTATTTCTCTAATCTAGAAAGAAAGATTGGATGCATCACCCACGGCCGCCTAAATTCACAAAGTACCATAAGTAGTGACATTATCTGAGAGACTATTTAGTCCTTGGCTTTTGAGTAACCATAAACTTTTCTACTCTTCTTCAAGTTGAAAGTATACTAGGGTGATGGTTTCCAAATGATGAGGTTTTCATTATCTTtggcaaaagagagaaaaacaaggtagtcaattttttcaaaaagctAGAGTTACAAATGTAAAGGACTTCTTATCACTCTAAAATTACTCTTTCTctacccctcccctccctccttcccttccctcccatctctgtgtgtgttctgatgtctttttctttttttaatgaaaaaatggaGCTGATAGAAAGTAGTAGGCTTTTTAATGTGCTTACTTGATGAAATGAAAAGTGGGCAACTCCACTGAAAGAGTGTGCCCAATAGAtacaatcaaaacaaaacacttgaTTCTCCTCCCCAAGGTTCTATTCACATTTGTTAGCTATGCCCTTCCCTGACCCTGAATGAAACCACCTTGGGCACGCCCTATAGCTTCCCTACTGACCTTTAGTTAATAAGAGGTTCTCTGGTCACAATTAATACGTTCAGACTGCTTAATAATCAAACTCCACACTTAATACTAAGGTAATGCTTTTCCTCCACCAGCTCAGGCCTGCTCCAGGCTGGAAGCCTGCAGTGGAGGAGGGAGACATACGCTGACCTTCGTCTCTTTCAGCCTTTCTAGCTGCCTTCCATGCCCCCACCCTACACACACAATGCGTTTTGGCTTCTGACTGCACCAGGTTTGGGGACGAGAAGGAGTATGAGTGAAACAAAGCACTGGTTTTGATTAGTGGCACAGGTGAcatctggcttttgttttctctgcaCACGGCAGAGGTTTACATTGCATACAGTATTTGCAAGctgctaagaaagtaaatctgaaaagttctcattgtaagaaaaacaactttcttactatgtatggtgactgatGGTAACTATACtcactgtggtgatcatttcgcagGGTGCataaatatcgaatcattatgctgtacacctgaaactaatataatgttatatgccaattattcttcaattaaaaaaaaggaaagatagttCTCTTATGGGAGTTTTCATGTTATCCAGCCACATTTCTGCCTCTCAAAATTTTTCTCAGTGGCCTATCACCATTCAAgaccaaaacaaaaacccaatgaGTACCCTCTGGGTGTCATGCACTGTACCAGGTGCCAGGATATTTACCCAAACTCCTGGCAACccaaaaacacaatgaaaagaacatattagaaaaataaataaaattttagtatcAAAGTTATGTTAACTTCTAACTTTTCAGCTGCATTTGGTCATAAAGTCTTCCTTTACAAGATGATTGCTATTGTAAAAAAGGGATAGGTCATTAATAGTCTCATTTCTCACATGTTATTTGACATATGCTCTAAATCACATTACCTCCAACACAGGGTGCACTTTGAACTTGTAAGCAGAAAAACTATCTTTAGGCAGTATGCATTCTAATTCTTGAAATAAATGTGCCCACAAATTGTAGTTTAAGACAGAGTAGGTATGCTTATAATGTTTGAATTCAGTTGAATTTCAGGAGAGGAGCTAAGGAATTTATAAAAAGACAACTAGAATGGGTTGGCATTTGGGTAGTTAGGTGACCTCTTGAACTTTAAACCTCCACATCACGGAGTGAAGTCAGTTCTAAgataagaaatagaataaattctCTCCTAAGGACAGATCTGAATCTCTGATTGCCCAGAGGCTGACCCAAGACATCATGGCGTTTGATGGTACTTGGAAGGTAGACCGGAGTGAGAACTCTGACGAGTTCTTGGAAAAAATGGGTAAGGGCTTAATTCTTTAGTGGctcattcttttgtttctcaCAGACACTTTTCTTTCTACCTCCTTCTAAACCTCTAGGCTTAGGGAATGGCTCCTATTGTGGCAGCGAGGATCCAGACTATGTGATGTGAACGATATTCTCACTTCTTACTTTAGGAAGAAAAGATTCTTGGGTGCTGTCCTCTGAAACACAGAAAAGGTCCAAATATGCTTCACATTAACTGCTAATTCAGCCTATATCACTGAAAACTGACCTTTTTTGGTTTAGAAAGTAAAAAATGGCAGTGTGCAATGATAATTTCCAGACTTGAAAACATTGAATTCTAAGGTATGGAAAAGCAAAGAGCATAGAATAAAGTAACGGAAAAGAGTCCTATAAAAATTCACAGCTCTGAATAAATGAGACTTAATTCTCCTTTCCTCTGACTtataaaatttggggaaaaatctCATGATGCTACATCGTTTCTATGGCGGTTTTAATTCAACAGATTTTAATATCTATACCAATACTCTGGCAGCCCATACATTGCACAAGAtggggaaataaatttctatcatttccccaaaataaaaatctacatCAATTATATCCTACAGTTCAGGAATTCCAAgtttaaatttatgaaatttgTACATTCTTACAATAATGGATTTAACTATAATATTTGctaattttctcagttttgtgaCGGTTAAAAATGCCACAGAAAACTTAGCAAATTACGAAGATCAAAACTTAAAAGCCATTATGGAGAGCAAATgggcattaaaaaaagaataacgCATACGCGGAATTAACGTTGTACATCCTTATAAACATAATAATAtactttttaatctttcatttaacatttctgGAATTTGATTTACTTAATGCTGAAATGAAAAGTTTGATAacttttttgcaaatttttttttttttgaggaagattagccctgagctaacatctgctgccaatcctcctctttttgctgaggaagtctggccctgagctaacacccatgcccatcttcctttattttatatgtgggacacctgccacagcatagcttgccaagtggtgccatgtctgcacctgggatccgagccggtgaaccccaggccgctgaagaggaatgtgcaaacttaaccgctgtgccacggggccggccccgataattttttaaaaaattactcagtTCTAAGATTTTACAATTCTATGCTTCATTTAACGTTTCttaagttttagaaaaatagCTTGAAATCAGTACTCTAGATCTGACTGAGCTTGAACTTTTTCCACAGAAGCATCTGAATGCTCTTGTGCAAAGGCAACGCTGTCAGGTTTTCCTACCCAcccttaaaatataaacaaataaacaaacaaacaatgaaacagaacttggaaaaataaacacttcttatggcattttgacttttttttctccaaTCTCTTTCCCTTTGCAGGTCTtgatacaatgaaaaggaagcTTGCAGCTCATGACAATTTGAAGCTGACAATTACACAAGAAGGAACAAAATTCACGGTCAAAGAATCAAGCAGTTTTCGAAAAAGTGAAATTGTTTTTGAGCTTGGTGTCACTTTTAATTACAAGCTAGGAGACGGAACTGAAGTCAGCGTAAGGAAATTTTTATAAGCAATGCATTCTTGACTTTTCTACACAATACTAAAATAAACTCTGCTCTCTGTCATTGGATGTTTTAATTAACGTAGGTCTCCTTCATTGACTGAAGTGGCCAATGGAGTTTATCTACATTACATATTGCACAAATTGGCAGAGTATTTAAatataatgcttttattttcatacATGTCTGTAAAGAATCTGGATTGAACAATAAGAGTAAGACAAACATCCTTTGAATGACTGAGTGCAGTCCTAgttataaagaaaactaaagctcagCGTTTTCAACTTTACATACCTGACAACAACAAAAGATTTCAGAGTTATCTAACTCAaaataggcatttaataaatgtactaaaataataaaataaacgaATAAATTAGTAAATGAGTGAGTGACCAAATGGAAAGGTCTAATGCTACATGGTTTAAGACATAAAATTTTAGAGAGtcatatttttcaattaattttttaaaaacctttttatcctcgggctggccctgtggctgagtgattatgtgctggggagaagaagaagaagaagaaaaaaaaaaaaaaagacgtacagatgttagcttgggccaatcttaaaaaaaaaaactttttatccTCACAATTTGTCAGTTAAATTATATCTGTTTGCAATGATAATTAAACTGTCAAATATTTTACCAATTATGGCCATTTTTTAACTACTACAACAattatacaaattaaaacaagcaGAGAGTTGTTAGCCTCTTCATGAAACTAATTCGAACCATGACTAAATTTAGGACACTCTTTTTAACATGAAAGATTTAGAAAAGAGAAGCCCTGATCATCTGCCTTAAAATTCAGCATTTACAAACTACTGAATGAGACGAGCATAACGGTTAC
The genomic region above belongs to Equus caballus isolate H_3958 breed thoroughbred chromosome 2, TB-T2T, whole genome shotgun sequence and contains:
- the FABP2 gene encoding fatty acid-binding protein, intestinal, with the translated sequence MAFDGTWKVDRSENSDEFLEKMGLDTMKRKLAAHDNLKLTITQEGTKFTVKESSSFRKSEIVFELGVTFNYKLGDGTEVSGSWNAEGNKHVGKFKRLDNGNELTVIREIIGGEMVQTYIYEGVEAKRIFKKE